The Pseudomonas sp. Marseille-Q3773 DNA window GTTACCTGTCCAAGTGATGTTGCCAGTGCCGGCCCTTTCGCGGGTAAACCCGCTCCCACAGGTATTGCGCAAGCCTTGAGGCCTGTGGGGTACGTGTGGGAGCGGGTTCACCCGCGAAGAGGCCGGAAGCCTTAACGCCAACGGTCCAGGTATGCCTGCTGCTCCCGCCAGGCCTCGTCCTGTACCACCGCCCTGAAGCGCACCACTGCCCCCGGCATGCACTGCGCCAGCTGTGCCAGCGCCAGCGGCGTCAACGCCCCCAGCCGCGGATAGCCGCCAATGGTCTGCCGGTCATTGAGCAACACGATCGGCTGCCCGTCCGGCGGCACCTGCACCGCACCCAGCGGGATGCCCTCGGAAATCATCGGCGCCCCCTGATGGACCAGCTGCGGCCCCAGCAGGCGAATGCCCATGCGGTCGGCGCGGCTGTCCAGCGTCCACTCGCGATTGAACGCCTCGAACAGGCTGGTACCGCTGAACTCGCCAATCTGCGCGCCCATCACCAGGTCGAGCACTGGCTTTTGCAGGTATTGCGGCCGCAGCGCTGGCGGCACCTCGCGCAGCGTCGTTGCGCTGCCGGCGAAGGTCAACAACTGGCCCTTGCCAAGCGCAGCCCCGCAGCCATCGATACCGCCCAGTGCTTCGCGCACCACCGTGGCACAACTGCCCAGCACGTCCGCCCCGAGGAACCCGCCAGGTGCCGCCAGGTAGGCCCGCACGCCCTGCTTCGGCTGCTGCAGGGTCAACCGCTGCCCTTTGGCCAAGACAAAGCTGCGCCACGGTGCCAGCGGCTGATCATCGACCCGCGCATCCAGGTCGGCACCGGCCAGCGCCAGCACGCAATCCTGTTCGGCCACCACGCCGAAACCACCCAGCGCCACCTCGACCACCGGCGCCGCCAACGGGTTGCCCAGCAGCCAGTTGGCCCAGTGCATCGCCACCCAGTCCAGCGCCCCGCCCTGGGTCACGCCCAGGTGGCGCACGCCGAAGCGCCCGGCATCCTGCAGCTGACACAGCGGCGTACTGGCCTCGATCATCAATCGCTTCATCCTTGCGCCTCCACATCACCGCCCAACGCCACGAACTCGCTTCGCGAAACCGGCACGAAGCGCACCCGGTCGCCGGGTTGCAACAGGCTGTAGCCCTCGCGCTCACGGTCGAACAGACGCACCGGGGTACGCCCGATCAGGTTCCAGCCACCCGGCGACACCGCCGGATAGGCCGCCGTCTGGCGCTCGGCAATGCCGACACTGCCGGCCGCCACGCGCTTGCGCGGGGTACTCAGGCGCGGGCTGGCCAGGCGTTCGTCGACCAGGCCCATGAAGCCGAAACCAGGGGCGAAGCCCAGGGCGAACACCGGGTACTCACGCGCGCTGTGCAAGCGGATCACCTCGGCTTCACTCAAGCCGCTGCGGGCCGCCAGCAGCGGCAGTTCCGGGCCGACGCTGGGGTCGTACCACACCGGGATCTCATGGCGGCGCCCAGCGCTGCCCGTGTCTGGCTGCACGCCTTCCAGCGCACCAAGGATCAGCGCCCTCGCCGCCCCCGGTGGCAGGTCGAACTGCACCATCAGCGTGGTGTAGGACGGCACCAGGTCCAGCAGGTGCTCGCCGAACGCCGCGCGCAAGCGCTGGCTGGCGGCGAGCAGCCAAGGCATGTTGGCCTCGTCGATCCGTTCGAACAGGCGCACCATCAGGCTGTCGACGGCCACCACTTCGATCCGCGGGCTCATGGCGACTCCAGCGCGTCAAGGGCCTGGCGAATCTGCCGTACCGCCGCCACCGAGCTGTCGTTGTCGCCGTGCACGCAGAGGGTGCTGGCTTCCAGTTGCAGCGCGCTGCCGTTGTCGGCCACCAGCGTTTCGCCACGGGCAAGACGCAGCGCCTGCGCCACAACCAGTGCCGGGTCGTGATGCACCGCGCCGGGCAGGCGCCGCGACACCAGGTGACCACTGGCGGTGTAGGCACGGTCGGCGAACGCCTCGAACCACAATGGCACGCCAATTTCATCGCCCAGCGCCTGGGCCGCACGATTGTCGGCGGTGGCCATCAGCATCAGCGGCAGGTCGTTACCGTAGGCCGCCACGGCCTCCAGCACGCTGCGCAGCTTGAGCGGGTCGGCCATCATGTCGTTGTACAGCGCGCCATGGGGCTTCACATAGGCCACGCGGCCACCCTGCACCTTGCAGATACCCTCCAGCGCACCGATCTGGTAGTGCAGCAGGTCGCGGATTTCCTCTGGGCTGCAGGCCATGGAACGGCGACCAAAGCCGACCAGGTCGGGGTAGGCCGGGTGTGCGCCGATGGTGACCCCGTGCTCCAGCGCCAGGGCCACGGTGCGGCGCATGATGCCAGGGTCGCCGGCGTGGTAGCCGCAGGCGATGTTGGCGCAATCGATAAACGGCATGACCTCGGCATCCAGGCCCATGCGCCAGCTGCCGAAACTCTCGCCCATGTCGCAGTTGAGTAGCAGGCGTTTCACCGCTCGGCCTCCCATGTGGTTGTTCATATGCCTACCTTACCGCGCCTGCAGCTGTTTGCCGCGGGTTTCCGGCAGGCTCAGCGCCGCCAGGATCACCACGCCGTAGGACACCGCGGAGAACACGCCGATACCCAGGCCCAGCGGCACCTTCTGGCCGAGCACGCCGATCAGCAGCGGGAACAGCGCCGCCACGACCTTGCCGATGTTGTAGCAGAAGCCCTGCCCCGAACCGCGGATGCGCGTGGGGAACAGCTCGGTGAGGAACGCACCCATGCCGCTGAAGATGCCCGAGGCGAAGAAGCCCAGCGGCAGCCCCAGCCACAGCATCACGCCATCGCTGACCGGCATTTGCGTGTACAGCAGCACGATGACGAACGAGCCCACCGCGAACAGGATGAAGTTCTTCTTGCGCCCGAGCAGGTCGGACAAGTACGCGCTGACCACGTAACCGATGTAGGAACCGACAATTACCATGGCCAGGTAGCCACCAGTGCCCAGCACGCTCAGGCCGCGTTCGCTCTTGAGGAACGTCGGCAGCCACGAGGTGATGGCGTAGTAGCCGCCCAGCGCACCAGTGGTCAGCAACGACGCGCGCACGGTGGTCCAGAGCATGCCCGGGGCGAATATCTCGTAGAAGCGCGAAGGCGCCTCGGCGTCTTGCACGGCCTTGGCCTCGCGATACACCTCGGGGTCCTTGACCAGGCGGCGGACGAAGATCACGAAGATCGCCGGCACCAGGCCCAACAGGAACAGCGCACGCCAGGCCTGCTCTGCCGGCAGCCAGGAAAACAGCAGCGCATAGAGAATGGCGGTGAGGCCCCAGCCCAGCGCCCAGCCGGACTGCACCATGCCCACCGCCTTGCCACGGTCCTGGGCGCGGATCACCTCGCCGATCAGCACCGCGCCGGCGGTCCATTCGCCGCCGAAGCCAAAGCCCATCAGGGTGCGGGCGATCAGCAGCTGCTGGTAGTTCTGGGCGAAGCCGCAGAGGAAGGTGAAGAAGGCGAACCACAGCACGGTCAGTTGCAGGGTACGCACCCGGCCGATGCGGTCGGAGAGGATCCCGGCAATCCAGCCGCCGGCGGCCGAGGCGATCAGCGTGCTGGTGTGGATCAGCCCGGCCTCGGTGGTGCTGATGCCCCACAGCATGATCAGCGTGGGGATGACGAAGCTGAGCATCTGCGTGTCCATGCCATCCAGGCCATAGCCGATCTTGCAGCTCCAGAAGGTGCGTCGTTGCTGGGAATCGATATCGCGGTACCAGGCGAATGGCCCGGTCGATGAAGAGGGACTGACCTGCTGCTGCACGCCGGTGGGGTTCATGGTTGCCTCGGCTTGTTGGTATTGTTTTACGGGCGACACAGGGTCGCGGCCTGGGCATCATTGTTCAGAGGCCGCGCCAGCTGCGTCCAACGAGAAAAACCGCCGGTCTGGAACAAGAAAAACTGATCATGAACCTTCGCTTCCTCGAAACCTTCGTCTGGGTTGCCCGGCTCAAGAGCTTCCGCCTGACCGCAGAAAAGCTGTTCACCACCCAGGCCTCGGTGTCCAGCCGCATCGCCGCTCTGGAGGCCGACCTGGGCGTTAAGCTGCTGCTGCGCGACTCGCGCGGGGTCAGCCTGACCCCGGAGGGCAGCAAGGTGCTGGAGTATGCCGAGCGCATGCTGGAAACCGCCAAGGCCATGAAGCAGTCACTGGACAGCGACCGGGCCAAGGTCGGGCGCATCCGCATCGGGGTGATGGACACGGTGATCCATACCTGGATGAGCGCGCTGGTGGCCGAGCTGAGCGAACGCTACCCGCAGGTGGAGATCGAACTGGTGGCCGACACCGCGCTGAATCTGCGCGAGCAGTTGCAGAAGGGCTTTCTCGACGTGATCCTGCAGACCGACCTGGTGCGCGAGCAATCGATCCGCAGCCTCGACCTGGCGCGCTACCCGATGGGCTGGATCGTGGCAGCAGGCTCGCTGCAGCAGCGCGATTATGCCTCGCTGGCAGAACTTGGGCGTGAGCGCATCATCACCTTCTCGAAGAACTCACGGCCACACCAGGAGGTGCTCAGCCTGCTGCAAGCCGCGGGTGCCGAAACGCCGCGGTTGAACTGCGTGAATTCGGTGGCGGCGATTACCCGCTTGCTGCGCGACGGCTTTGGCATTGGCGCGTTGCCGCCGGCGCTGGTGGATGCCGAGTTGAGCCGTGGCGAGCTGGTGTTGCTGCAAGGGCTGCAACCGCCGCCCAGCCTTGAGCTGGTAGTAGCCTGGCAGACCGGGGTGGCGTTGGTGGATGAAGTGGTCGGGGTGTGCCGACAGGTGCTGCAAGGGTATGCGCGGGATGTGGGTGGGCAGCGGATCGTGTTGGTCTGAGCGTTTGGCTTGCTTGCAACCGGATGAGTTCAGGTGAATCAGCGCCAGCTTTCTTTAACCGCCCTGCGCCGCCCGCCCAGGATCACCCAGCCAATTCCCAGCAGCAGGCTTTCCACAACCAAAGCCAGGACGAACCCAGCACCCAGCCCCCAGCCAACCGCTTCGGGCACCAGCAAGATCTGGTAGCTGTAGCTGTTCAGGGTCTCTTCCCGCAGTTGCGGGTCGGCCTGCACCAGCACGTGCCAGGTACGTTCGGCCCATGAACCTTGCAACGCCTGCCATTCGTTTTCCAGCCGTTCGTTACGGATCATCAGGCTTTCAATGCTGTTGGCATCACTGAGGAATACCGGGTCGTCACTGCTGCGGTAATGCCGCAACAGCGCCTGCAAGTCACCGTTGAAGAAACGCTCGGCCGTTTGCCGGAAGCCATCGAGCGCCTCGCGCGACTCAAACAGGTGCGCCTCGACCCGCTGGCTGTAATCCTTGACCAGCCCCGGGACCTGGATGCCGGCCAGCAGGCCGAAGGTGAACAGCAGCAACCGCAGGTAACTTCTGAACATGCAGCGTCCTTAGCTCTGGCCGTGCGCCACGCATTCGCCGTGCCGCCACAGGGCCCACTGTCCCGGCGCGTAGCGCTGCCAGGTCTCGTTCTCGGTCAGGGCCTCGGTAGCGATGACCGTGACCACGTCGTTGGGGGTGGTTTCGGTGTGAAAATCGACAATCAGGTCGACATCTTTCAACCGCGCTGCACCAAAGGGTGCACGCCGCGTGATGTGCACCAGCTTGGTCGAGCAGAAGCAGAACAGCCAGTCGCCGTCGCTGAGCATGCAATTGAACACGCCAAGCGCCCGGTAGCCGGCACAAGCTTCGACCAGCACCGGCAGCAGCTGTTCAACCGCAACCGGCTCGGGGAAGGTACTGCGAATGCGATTGAGCAGGTCACAGAAGGCCGCTTCGCTGTCAGTATCGCCCACTGGCCGGTAGAAACCGGCCTGGCCCTTGAAGTCACCCAGCTGGCCATTGTGCGCAAAGCACCAGTTGCGGCCCCACATTTCCCGCACGAAAGGGTGGGTGTTAGCCAGGCATACCTTGCCGACGTTGGCCTGGCGAATGTGGCCGATGACCACTTCGCTCTTGATTGGGTAGCGCTGCACCAGGTTGGCCACTTCCGACTCGCTGCTGGCAGCCGGGTCCTGGAACAGGCGCAGGCCACGCCCTTCGTAGAAGCCGATGCCCCAGCCGTCGCGGTGCGGGCCGGTGCGGCCACCGCGCTGCATCAGGCCGGTGAAGCTGAAAACGATATCGGTGGGAACGTTGGCACTCATGCCCAGCAGTTCGCACATAGGCGTTTCTCCGCTTACAGACGGGGCTCGACCCGGCCACCGCCACGCAGGGCGGCAGGGCGCGGGTCGTCAAGGTAGCGGTCACGGCGCTCGGCGGCCAACGGCGCCTGGGCAGCGAGTGCGTCATCTTCGGCGACCTGGCGCTGGGCCGCGGCCTCGGCCTGGGCGCGGCGCTCGCGGGCGCGCTTTTCCAGCGGCCAGCGCAGCGCCACGAAGAGGAAGTAGAGGCTGAAGGCGAACATGCCGTACATGGCAAAGTCCGACACCGCGCGCCAGGCGTTGTTGCCGACCTTGAAGGCGATATCCAGCGCGGTGATGGCGATGGCCGGGGCGAAGCTGTCCTTGGCCGGGTCGACGATGGTCGGGGTCAGCAGCAGTACCGCCAGCACCACCCGCAACGGTTCGCGCAGCCAGCGCCACATCCAGCCGGTGAGTTTGAAGCCCACCAGCAGGCAGCCCAGGGCGGCCACCGCGTATAGGCCCCAGGCCAGGGTGTAGTCGTTCTCGGTCATGGTGTTCGTGCAAGCCAGGCAAAGAGATGCCTATGATAAACACTTTTCCGGGCGCAGACAGCGTCTCCCTGTCCCCAGCCAAGAGTTCCCCGATGCCGAACAAGCCTCAGCCACCCATCGCCCATGCCGACAACGCCACCGACCCCTATGCCTGGCTGCAACAGCGCGACAGCCCCGAGGTGCTGGCTTACCTGCAAGCCGAAAACGCCTACCAGGAAGCCTGCCTGGCCGACCAGGCAGTGCTGCGCGAGCAATTGTTCGAAGAAATCAAGGGTCGCATCCTGGAAACCGACCTATCGCTGCCGACCCCCTGGGGCCCCTACCTCTACTACACCCGCACCACCGCTGGCGACGAGTACCCGCGCCACTACCGCTGCCCGCGCCCAGCCGACGACTCCAACACCGTCGATGAAAGCCAGGAGCAACTGCTGCTCGACCCCAATGCCCTGGCCAATGGCGGCTTCCTGTCACTGGGCGCGTTCAACGTCAGCCCCGACCACCGCCTGCTGGCCTACAGCCTCGACACCAGCGGCGACGAAATCTTCACCCTTTACGTCAAGGACCTGGCCAGTGGCAACGTCACCACCCTGCCCTTCGACGACTGCGACGGTAGCCTGACCTGGGCCAACGACAGCCAGACGCTGTTCTTTGCCGAACTGGACGACACCCACCGGCCCTGGCGCCTGC harbors:
- a CDS encoding biotin-dependent carboxyltransferase family protein, which produces MKRLMIEASTPLCQLQDAGRFGVRHLGVTQGGALDWVAMHWANWLLGNPLAAPVVEVALGGFGVVAEQDCVLALAGADLDARVDDQPLAPWRSFVLAKGQRLTLQQPKQGVRAYLAAPGGFLGADVLGSCATVVREALGGIDGCGAALGKGQLLTFAGSATTLREVPPALRPQYLQKPVLDLVMGAQIGEFSGTSLFEAFNREWTLDSRADRMGIRLLGPQLVHQGAPMISEGIPLGAVQVPPDGQPIVLLNDRQTIGGYPRLGALTPLALAQLAQCMPGAVVRFRAVVQDEAWREQQAYLDRWR
- the pxpB gene encoding 5-oxoprolinase subunit PxpB translates to MSPRIEVVAVDSLMVRLFERIDEANMPWLLAASQRLRAAFGEHLLDLVPSYTTLMVQFDLPPGAARALILGALEGVQPDTGSAGRRHEIPVWYDPSVGPELPLLAARSGLSEAEVIRLHSAREYPVFALGFAPGFGFMGLVDERLASPRLSTPRKRVAAGSVGIAERQTAAYPAVSPGGWNLIGRTPVRLFDREREGYSLLQPGDRVRFVPVSRSEFVALGGDVEAQG
- a CDS encoding 5-oxoprolinase subunit PxpA, which produces MNNHMGGRAVKRLLLNCDMGESFGSWRMGLDAEVMPFIDCANIACGYHAGDPGIMRRTVALALEHGVTIGAHPAYPDLVGFGRRSMACSPEEIRDLLHYQIGALEGICKVQGGRVAYVKPHGALYNDMMADPLKLRSVLEAVAAYGNDLPLMLMATADNRAAQALGDEIGVPLWFEAFADRAYTASGHLVSRRLPGAVHHDPALVVAQALRLARGETLVADNGSALQLEASTLCVHGDNDSSVAAVRQIRQALDALESP
- a CDS encoding MFS transporter, whose product is MNPTGVQQQVSPSSSTGPFAWYRDIDSQQRRTFWSCKIGYGLDGMDTQMLSFVIPTLIMLWGISTTEAGLIHTSTLIASAAGGWIAGILSDRIGRVRTLQLTVLWFAFFTFLCGFAQNYQQLLIARTLMGFGFGGEWTAGAVLIGEVIRAQDRGKAVGMVQSGWALGWGLTAILYALLFSWLPAEQAWRALFLLGLVPAIFVIFVRRLVKDPEVYREAKAVQDAEAPSRFYEIFAPGMLWTTVRASLLTTGALGGYYAITSWLPTFLKSERGLSVLGTGGYLAMVIVGSYIGYVVSAYLSDLLGRKKNFILFAVGSFVIVLLYTQMPVSDGVMLWLGLPLGFFASGIFSGMGAFLTELFPTRIRGSGQGFCYNIGKVVAALFPLLIGVLGQKVPLGLGIGVFSAVSYGVVILAALSLPETRGKQLQAR
- a CDS encoding LysR family transcriptional regulator translates to MNLRFLETFVWVARLKSFRLTAEKLFTTQASVSSRIAALEADLGVKLLLRDSRGVSLTPEGSKVLEYAERMLETAKAMKQSLDSDRAKVGRIRIGVMDTVIHTWMSALVAELSERYPQVEIELVADTALNLREQLQKGFLDVILQTDLVREQSIRSLDLARYPMGWIVAAGSLQQRDYASLAELGRERIITFSKNSRPHQEVLSLLQAAGAETPRLNCVNSVAAITRLLRDGFGIGALPPALVDAELSRGELVLLQGLQPPPSLELVVAWQTGVALVDEVVGVCRQVLQGYARDVGGQRIVLV
- a CDS encoding DUF2937 family protein codes for the protein MFRSYLRLLLFTFGLLAGIQVPGLVKDYSQRVEAHLFESREALDGFRQTAERFFNGDLQALLRHYRSSDDPVFLSDANSIESLMIRNERLENEWQALQGSWAERTWHVLVQADPQLREETLNSYSYQILLVPEAVGWGLGAGFVLALVVESLLLGIGWVILGGRRRAVKESWR
- a CDS encoding class II glutamine amidotransferase, with the protein product MCELLGMSANVPTDIVFSFTGLMQRGGRTGPHRDGWGIGFYEGRGLRLFQDPAASSESEVANLVQRYPIKSEVVIGHIRQANVGKVCLANTHPFVREMWGRNWCFAHNGQLGDFKGQAGFYRPVGDTDSEAAFCDLLNRIRSTFPEPVAVEQLLPVLVEACAGYRALGVFNCMLSDGDWLFCFCSTKLVHITRRAPFGAARLKDVDLIVDFHTETTPNDVVTVIATEALTENETWQRYAPGQWALWRHGECVAHGQS
- a CDS encoding MFS transporter, translating into MTENDYTLAWGLYAVAALGCLLVGFKLTGWMWRWLREPLRVVLAVLLLTPTIVDPAKDSFAPAIAITALDIAFKVGNNAWRAVSDFAMYGMFAFSLYFLFVALRWPLEKRARERRAQAEAAAQRQVAEDDALAAQAPLAAERRDRYLDDPRPAALRGGGRVEPRL